In Prochlorococcus marinus CUG1415, the sequence TTTCAGTTTTTTCTATCTATAGCTATTTCTTTTTCAATAATACTCACTTTATTATTTATAAATTGGCAATCAACAATATTAAGTACTTTTATTTTTCTTATAATTTATTTATTAATATCGTCAAAGTCAAGAAAATACCTTACAGCAAATAGTAAACTAATTTCTCAGGTAACTGACCAGCAAGTAAGATTTATTCAAAATGGTTTAGGTAATATAAGAGAAATTATTTTAGGACAATTACAAAATAAATATGTTTCCATCTATGGGGAAATAGATCGCGAAATGAGAACAAGATATGCAAACAATCGATTTATTGGATTATTTCCTAGATATATTTTAGAAGCGGCAGCTATCTGTATTGTAAGTATATTATCTATATTTTTATTTTCAGAAACTAGTAATAGTAAAATCCCTGTTGCGATTCTAGGTTCGTTAGCTTTAGGTGCTCAAAAACTTCTTCCAGCTCTACAAAATATTTATAATTCTTGGGCAAATATATCTTCCAGAAAATCCGAAATAGAGTCAGTTTTAAAAATATTAAATTTAAAGAGTAAATTAATTTTCACAAAAGAATTACAAAATTTTCCAGAGAAAAATAATTTAATTAATTTTAAAAATGTTACTTTCGTTTATAAAAAATTAAATAGTATAGTTTTTAAAAACATTAATTTAAGCATTCCATTAGAGAAAAAAATAGGCATCATAGGTACAACAGGAAGTGGGAAAAGTACTTTTATTGATTTATTGATGGGTTTTATTTTGCCTACAGAAGGTGAAATAATAATAAATAATAAGCCACTAAGAAATAAGAAAAATCTTAGAGAGTGGCAAAATTGTATTTCTCATGTACCCCAAGATATATATATTTCTGACATCAGCATTGCTGAAAATATTGCTTTTGGTCTTAATAAAAACGAAATAAATATTGCTAGATTAAAAGAAGCTGCAAAAATTGCCGAAATTGATGAATTTATAGAAAGTCTTCAAAGTAAATATAATACAAAATTAGGTGAACGTGGTATGCAACTAAGCGGCGGGCAAAGACAAAGATTAGGAATAGCAAGAGCAATTTATAGAAAGACAAAAATAATAATTCTTGATGAGGCTACAAGTGCTTTAGATGTAAAAACTGAAAAAAGAATATTTGAAAATATTAATAAATTCCTCAAAAATAAAACTATATTAATGATTACGCATAGACCAAATACATTAGAAAAGTTTGATCATATTTACAAAGTTGAAAAACAAACAATTACCAAAC encodes:
- a CDS encoding ABC transporter ATP-binding protein, which codes for MISSFEPIILIYGILNRLPKKRIIQIYFSLFLMILSALSESLTLSISLPFLASLSNPRKLYEFKLINYFLSFFSIDSSNNLIIPVVIIFCIAICISAALRLLNIWVNCKVIALIGNDLGRLGYSNILKQSYSFHIDTKSSQLITGLTSKLEYCLESIYSSFQFFLSIAISFSIILTLLFINWQSTILSTFIFLIIYLLISSKSRKYLTANSKLISQVTDQQVRFIQNGLGNIREIILGQLQNKYVSIYGEIDREMRTRYANNRFIGLFPRYILEAAAICIVSILSIFLFSETSNSKIPVAILGSLALGAQKLLPALQNIYNSWANISSRKSEIESVLKILNLKSKLIFTKELQNFPEKNNLINFKNVTFVYKKLNSIVFKNINLSIPLEKKIGIIGTTGSGKSTFIDLLMGFILPTEGEIIINNKPLRNKKNLREWQNCISHVPQDIYISDISIAENIAFGLNKNEINIARLKEAAKIAEIDEFIESLQSKYNTKLGERGMQLSGGQRQRLGIARAIYRKTKIIILDEATSALDVKTEKRIFENINKFLKNKTILMITHRPNTLEKFDHIYKVEKQTITKLK